TTACATTTGCGCGAACTGGCGAAAACCGAGATGATATTAGTGCTTTTATAGTAGAAAAGGATTCTCCTGGATTGATTATTGGCAAAAGGGAAAAAAAGATGGGTCTTCATGGCTCAAATACGGTGCAATTAACATTTGATCAGTGCGTCATCCCAAAGGAAAATTTATTAGGCAAAAAGGGAAGCGGTTTCAAGGTTGCGATGGCTAATTTGAATATTGGCCGAATTGGAATTGCAGCTCAAGGTCTTGGGATAGCTGAGGCGGCACTTGAATATGCAGTAGCTTATGCGAAAGAGCGAAAACAATTCGGGAAATCCATTGCGGAAAACCAAGGAATTTCCTTCAAACTAGCAGATATGGCAACTGCAACAGAATCTGCAAAACTATTAACCTATCATGCAGCATCACTAATAGAGCAAGGAATTTCGTGTGCAAAAGAAACGTCCATGGCAAAGCTCACAGCAACCAGGACAGCGATGAACAATTCTATCGAAGCAGTGCAAATCCTTGGCGGCTATGGATATACAGAAGACTATCCTGTCGAACGGCTATTTCGAGATGCAAAGGTTACCGAAATCTATGAAGGTACAAATGAGATTCAGCATATTGTCATTGCCAAACACTTATTAAAGGATTAGGAGGGAGACAGAGATGGACTTTCAATTAACAGAAGAACAAGAAATGCTGCGTAAAATGGTTCGTGATTTTGCGGAAAAAGATGTAGAACCAACAGCCGCAGAGCGTGATGAGGAAGAGCGCTTTGATCGAGGGATTTTTGACAAAATGGCAGAGCTAGGATTAACGGGAATCCCCTGGCCGGAAAGCTATGGCGGAATTGAAGCTGATTATGTCAGTTATGTCATTGCGGTCGAAGAATTATCGCGCGTTTGTGCATCAACCGGTGTAACGTTATCTGCTCATCTGTCGCTGGCAAGCTGGCCAATTTATAAATATGGAAACGAAGAGCAAAAGAAAAACTTTCTAACTCGCTTAGCAACAGGAGAAGCACTGGGAGCTTACGCGTTATCAGAACCTGGGGCAGGCAGTGACGTTGTTTCGATGAAAACGACAGCTAAGGAGGATGGGGATCACTACGTATTAAACGGAAGTAAAGTTTGGATTACAAATGGTGGTGTGGCAGATATTTACATTGTTTTTGCGAAAACAGATGCAGATGCCAAACATAAGGGAATCAGTGCATTTATCGTGGAAAAAGGCACTGAAGGATTTTCTTTCGGTAAAAAAGAAAAGAAACTCGGCATTCGTTCTTCGCCAACAACAGAGTTAATCTTTGAAAACTGCCGTATTCCAAAAGAAAATATGCTCGGCTCAGAAGGAGAAGGCTTTACCATTGCGATGACCACATTGGATGGAGGCAGAAATGGAATTGCAGCTCAAGCGCTTGGGATCGCCCAAGGTGCACTGGATGCAGCTGCAGCATATGCAAAAGAGCGTGAACAATTTGGCAAGCCAATCGCGGCGAATCAAGGGATTTCCTTTAAGCTTGCAGATATGGCAACTGAAATAGAAGCAGCTCGTCTTTTAACCTATCAAGCAGCATGGCTGGAATCCAAAGGTCTTCCATACGGAAAAGCATCTGCTATGTCCAAACTATTCGCTGGTGACGTGGCGATGCGCACAACGGTGGAAGCTGTCCAAATATTTGGCGGTTACGGCTACACAAAGGATTATCCAGTCGAACGCTATATGAGGGATGCCAAAATCACGCAAATTTATGAAGGAACAAATGAGATCCAACGACTTGTTATTGGCAGAATGCTGACAAAATAGCTAGAGCTTCACACATTCGTATGAAATGTTCGTACTGACATATCTATGAGGCAGATTGGAGGGATTCGATATGAAAGAGGAGAAGATACTTTCTTCCGTAAAAGATCAGCAGCTTATAAAAGTACGCAGGGAGCAAATTATTAAAGGGGCTATAAAGCTTTTCAAAGAAAAAGGTTTTCATAAAACAACGACAAGAGAAATAGCTAGTGAGTCTGGTTTTAGTATTGGAACATTATATGAGTACATTCGCACAAAAGAAGATGTATTATTTCTTGTCTGTGATTCGATTCATGAACAGGTTCGCGAGCGGATAGCTCAGGCAATTGATCTGGAATCGCCATCCATTCCGAACATGATGCAGGCATTACGATCCTATTTTTACTTGATGGATGAAATGCAGGATGAAATCGTCATTCTTTATCAAGAGGTGAAATCGTTAAACAAGGAATCCAGGAAACATGTTTTAGAAAGAGAACGCGATATGGTAGGGATTATAGAAGACGTCATTAACACTTGCACGGAAGGGAAGCTATCTGCAAAAGAGGTTAGTCTCCTTGGCAATAATATTGTGGTGCAGGGACATATGTGGGGATTCAGAAGGTGGATCATTCAAAAGAAATTCACGCTGGAAGATTACACGGAAGAGCAGTTGAAAATAATCGAATCCTCAATCAGTAGGCAATTATCATAATTTAGAAGGAGGTAGAGTGATGGAGAAGGCTGAAGTTTACGTGCCGAAGCACCCAATTCGATTTGTGACAGCCTCTAGTTTATTTGATGGACATGATGCATCCATTAATATTATGCGCCGGATTCTTCAAGCAAGTGGTGCTGAGGTCATTCATTTAGGACATAACCGCTCTGTCGAAGAGGTTGTGCATGCTGCCATTCAAGAGGACGTTCAAGGAATTGCCTTATCCTCCTATCAAGGTGGCCATGTAGAGTATTTCAAATATGTAATTGACCTTCTAAAAGAACTGGATGCAGGACATATTAAAGTGTTTGGCGGCGGGGGAGGAACGATTATCCCGCGAGAAATTAAAGAGCTTCATGAATATGGTGTCGCGTGGATCTTTTCACCTGAGGATGGACGGAAATACGGTCTGCAGGGAATGATTAATCGAATGCTTGAGCAATGTGATACATTGCCGCCTATTGACATTCAAAAAGATTTAAAACAGCTCATACTGGGAAGCCGAAATGCAATTGGCAAATTTATAACGTATGTGGAAAGTAATGACACGAACCCTGATGAAAAGCAGAAGGTGCTTGAGGAATTAAGAGAAAAGGGAGATAGTACAATCCCTGTACTGGGAATTACTGGAACAGGCGGAGCAGGAAAAAGCTCCCTTACAGATGAATTGATACGGCGTTTTATGAATGAAGTCCCCGATAGAAAAATAGCGATTATTTCCATCGATCCCACGAAGAAAAAAACGGGCGGGGCATTGCTCGGTGATCGAATTCGCATGAATGCAATTTTTACAGACCGCGTTTATATGCGCTCATTGGCAACACGTGATTCCCGAACAGAGCTGTCAAAGGCAATTCAAGATGTTATTGATGTTGTTCGTGCATCTGGTTTTGATTTCATTATTGTAGAAACGAGCGGGATTGGTCAAGGTGATGCAGCAATTACGGATATTACTGACCTGTCGATGTATGTGATGACAGCAGAATTCGGGGCACCGACACAGCTTGAAAAAATAGACATGATCGATTATGCAGATTTCATTGTGATTAATAAATTTGAACAAAAAGGTTCGGAAGATGCACTCAATCAAGTGAGAAAACAATATGAACGGAGCAGGATGCTCTTCCATCAGGATAAAAAGGCATTTCCAGTCTTTGGAACAATTGCAAGTCAGTTTAATGATGCGGGAACGAATGCTTTATTTGCTGCACTTATTGATACATTAAATGATAAATACCATTGGGATGAAAAAATTGATTTTGACCGAAATGTCATTTCTGAAAAGCAAAATCGGATTATTTCCAATGATCGCAGATATTACCTGCTCGAAATTGCAACCTATATACGCAATTACCACCAGCATACAAAAAAACAAAGTGACATTGCCAGGAAGCTGTATCAGCTTGAAGGAACGAAGGAAGTTATGGAAGATGCAACTGTTAAGGAAGCCATTGATCAAACGATTGATCAATATACAGTGCAGCTCGATCCTCAGCTGAAGAAAATGCTTGAGAATTGGGAAACACTAAAGGAAAGCTATCAGGGCGATACAATGACCTTTAAAGTTCGGGATAAAGAAATTAAAATGGACATCACAACCGAATCACTATCCGGTCTTAAAATACCTAAAGTTGCGTTTCCAAGATATGAGGATTGGGGAGAGCGACTCATTTGGCTGCGAAAGGAAAATGTACCTGGTTCATTCCCTTTTACTGCTGGTGTGTTTCCATTTAAGCGAACAGGGGAAGATCCGACTCGTCAATTTGCTGGCGAAGGAACTCCAGAAAGAACGAATCGACGCTTTCATTATTTATCAAAAAATGATGAGGCAAAAAGGCTTTCCACGGCCTTTGACTCGGTCACACTATATGGAGAAGATCCTGCGGAAAGGCCAGATATCTATGGGAAGGTGGGAGAAAGCGGTGTTAATATTTGTACATTAGAAGATATGAAAAAGCTGTACGCTGGCTTTGATTTAACGAACCCGCTTACATCCGTTTCCATGACGATAAATGGCCCAGCTCCAATTATTTTAGCGATGTATTTTAATACAGCGATCGATCAGCAGGTTGAAAAGTTTTCCGAGAATAATGGACGCAAGCCTACAGAGGAAGAATACAAGAAGCTCAAAGCAGATACAATCTCTGTCATTCGCGGAACTGTTCAAGCAGATATTTTAAAAGAAGATCAAGGGCAGAATACATGCATTTTCTCAACGGAGTTTGCATTACGCATGATGGGAGATATTCAGGAATATTTTATTGAAAACAATGTCCGCAATTATTACTCTGTTTCAATTTCCGGCTATCATATTGCAGAGGCTGGTGCAAATCCAATTACACAGCTAGCGTTTACGCTTGCTAATGGATTCACCTATATAGAATATTATTTGAGCAGGGGAATGGATGTTAATAAGTTTGCGCAAAATTTATCGTTCTTTTTTTCAAATGGTCTTGACCCGGAATATACAGTAATTGGCCGGGTAGCCCGCCGGATTTGGGCAATTACTATGCGCGACAAATATGGTGCCAATGAGCGCAGCCAAAAGCTGAAGTATCATGTACAAACATCTGGGCGTTCCCTTCATGCTCAAGAGATTGATTTCAATGATATACGCACAACCCTGCAAGCATTGCTTGCCATACAGGACAATACGAATTCATTGCATACCAATGCATATGATGAAGCAATTACGACACCGACTGAGGAATCTGTTAGAAGGGCTATGGCAATTCAAATGATTATCAATAAGGAATTCGGCCTTACCAAAAATGAAAACTCCTTGCAAGGTTCGTTTATTGTGGAGGAGCTAACCGATTTAGTAGAGGAAGCAGTATTGCAGGAATTTGAAAAAATGAACGATCGCGGTGGGGTGCTTGGTGCCATGGAGCGTCAGTATCAGCGTGGTAAAATTCAGGAAGAATCGCTCTATTACGAAGGGAAGAAGCATTCTGGAGAACTGCCGATTATTGGAGTGAATATGTATATCAATCCGAACCCGCCATCTGATGAACAAATAGACTCCATGGAACTAGCACGTGCTTCCAAGGAGGAGAAAGAGCATCAAATTACCGAGTTGAGGAAATTTCAGGATGCTCATAAAGCAGGGGCAGAAAATGCATTAACCCGCCTAAAGGAAGTAGCAGCTTCTGGTGGAAACATATTTACAGAGCTTTTAGAAACGGTAAAAGTAGCAAGTCTGGGACAAATAACAACAGCTCTCTATGAGGTTGGCGGGCAGTATCGCAGGAATATGTAAAATAAAACTTGTGAATGCTTATGAATGATTAGCATCTTTATAGTAAAAGAAGGAGTAACCTGATATGTATTGCTTCACCCAATACTATAATTAATAGAATACACTAAGGCAAAATCTTACTTCTAACCAGTCCGGCTGAGCGAAGGGCGATGACTCCTGCAGGAACAGCACGTGTCTGAAGACTCGCAGGAAGTGGTATTCTTCCGGAGAGGCTGAGGCCGTGCTCTAAGAAGCGATCCCGAACGGTGATTATTGCACAAACTAGAAGAAAACAGCTGAGAAGTTAGTTCACATTCAATATATATTCTGTTTTAACACCAAATCGTATAGAAACAACATGAAAAAGCAAAAAAAGTTGAGGGAATAATATATTTTCTCAACTTTTTATGCTTTCGTTCTAGCATATTCTATATAAATTTGTTTATAATGTAATGTATGTTTATTGTGAAAGAAAAATGGTATATTAGTACAATAAAATCATGATAATAAATTAGGCTTTGGCCTTCAATATCTTTAGCAAAGGGAGTGCATTGCCGTGAGCTTAGACAAGTATAGCCACGAAGAACTACAGGAAATGTCAATGATCGAATTAGCAAGTAAAATTCTATTTGATGAAAAAAAAGCCCTTAATTTCAGAGATATTTTTGATAAAATTGCTGAAATTAAAGGTTTCTCCGATAGCGAAAAGGAGAATAATATAGCTCAATTCTATACAGACATGAACGTTGATGGCCGCTTCTTAACACTTGGTTCCAGTATGTGGGGATTGAAAAGATGGTATCCCGTAGAACAGGCGCAAGAAGAGTTGACAGAAATACCGAAAAAGAAACGTGTGAAGAAAAAGACTGAAGAGGAAGTAGAAGAAGTTGACGATGAGCTTGATATCACAGATGAGGATATTGATGAAATCGTTGAGGATTTCACTGATGACGATGACTTTGATGAAGATTTTGACGAGGAAGAACTTGATGACGAGGAACTTGTTATTGAGGAAGACGATATAGACGAAGAAAAATAGTTGAAAAGGTTCCTTGACTTTTATTAGGTCTATGAGTACAATCTTAATTGGGCTCTTTGAATCTAATAATCAAGGCGTTTCCCTAGATACACTTGGGGAAACGCCTTTCTTATTTTTGCAGATAAGAAGTATGCCAAGGTCTTTATCTGCTTATGTTATAAAGGCATTTGCTGAGTAAGTATGTTGAATGCCAAGTTTTTTAACATTATTTTTAGGAATACTAATTACAGAACAAGTAAAGGAAAGAAGGATGAATCGTGACTAAATATATTTTTGTTACTGGTGGAGTTGTATCCTCACTAGGGAAGGGAATTACAGCTGCTTCACTTGGTCGTTTACTTAAAAATCGTGGATTAAAGGTGACTATCCAAAAGTTTGATCCATATATTAACGTGGACCCAGGTACAATGAGTCCATATCAGCATGGTGAGGTTTTTGTTACAAATGATGGGGCTGAAACAGATCTCGACCTTGGGCATTATGAGCGTTTTACAGACATTAATCTAAATAAATTCAGCAACATTACTACCGGTAAGGTATATTCCAGTGTTATTCGTAAAGAACGTCGCGGAGACTATCTTGGTGGAACGGTTCAAGTTATACCTCATATTACAAATGAAATTAAAGAACAGGTTTACCGTGCAGGAGAAGCTACGGAAGCTGACATTGTCATTACAGAAATTGGCGGAACTGTTGGTGATATTGAGTCATTACCATTTCTTGAAGCAATTCGCCAAATTAAAAGTGATGTAGGCCGAAACAGTGTTATGTATGTTCACTGTACACTTGTTCCATACATTAAAGCAGCAGGAGAAATGAAAACAAAGCCAACCCAGCATAGTGTAAAAGAATTACGTTCCTTAGGAATTCAGCCAGATGCGATTGTCTTGCGTACAGAATTACCAATTAGCATAGAAATGAAAAAGAAAATTGCGTTATTCTGTGATATTAATGAAAAAGCTGTTATTGAAATGCGTGATGCAGATACACTGTACCAAGTGCCAATTGCTCTTCAGGAACAAAACCTGGATCAATTAACTTGTGACCATTTTGGGCTTGATTGTGGAGCAGCTGATATGAAGGAATGGAAGAAACTTGTATCCAAAGTCAGAAACCTTTCTAAAAAAGTTGATATCGGTCTTGTAGGAAAATATGTTGAACTTCCAGATGCATATATTTCTGTTGTGGAGTCATTGAAACATGCCGGTTTTGATTACGATACAGATATTACTGTACATTGGGTTAATTCAGAGGAACTCGACAAGACAGCAATTCATTCCGAACTTTCTCATGTAGATGGTATTATCGTGCCAGGAGGATTTGGCGATCGTGGTATTGATGGGAAAATTGAAGCAATTCGCTATGCGCGTGAAAACAATATTCCGTTCTTTGGTATTTGTTTAGGTATGCAATTAGCATCTGTAGAATTCGCACGAAATGTTGTAGGTCTAGAAGGGGCACATTCAGCAGAAATTGATCCAAATACAGCCCATCCAATTATTGACTTACTCCCTGAACAAAAGGATGTTTCTGATTTGGGTGGTACATTACGCCTTGGATCTTACCCTTGTAAGCTAAAAGATGGTACCAAAACAAAAGCTGCATACGATGGTGCAGATATGATTGAAGAACGTCATCGTCATCGCTATGAGTTTAACAATGACTACCGTGAACAAATGGAAGCACATGGGTTCATCTTCTCTGGTACAAGCCCGGATGGAAGATTAGTGGAAACAATTGAAATTGACAACCATCCATGGTTTGTTGCATGTCAATTCCACCCAGAGTTTACTTCTCGTCCTACAAGAGCACAAGGATTATTCAAAGGCTTTATTGGAGCTTCAGTAGAACAGAGCAATCAAACAAATTAAACTAAATTTCACCCCAAAAGTTTACTTTTGGGGTTTATTCACGTTAAAAACTTTTTTATAGAACAGTTTTGATTGTTTTTTTGTAAAAAAAGAGGATTTAACCATCTTTTGTTGAATTGAGATTATGAGTACTTTTTATAGAGTAATAAATTGGAAATGTAAAGCTATCATTCGATATTCTTACGGAAAAAATGGACAACAGCACAGAATTAAATTAATCGTATGTTAAAGCGACAGCAAGACAGATCATTTGGAAACTACTCTGGATAAAAGGGGGAGTGGCTAAGCCCTTTATTATCCTTCATAGGATATCTGGAAAATGCGCATTCATGCGCATTTCCAATTTCGTAACCATTTTTAAAAACCCTATCTTCCGCCCCACTGGCATACGTGCTGTTTTGATTCAATTTTTGAATGATCGTAAAAATTTCTGTGTTTGCTTTAAAATTCCAATTGTATTCGTACTTACTTCCATTATTTTTAACCCTCATTTAACACATTTAACAATTCTTGAACATTTGAAGCATAAAGAAGTAAAACAATGTATGGTTTATATTAGTTTATCTGTACATTGTAAAAAATTGCACTTAATTAGTAGGCAGCAGAACAACTGAATAATTTAGAAAGGGAAAGCATTATCGTATAGAAACCATACTTATAGAGATATTTGTTACTAGGGGGATTAGAGGAGATGCCAAAGGAGATATTAGTAGTTGATGATCAGCCAGGTATCCGTTTGCTCTTAACTGATATTTTAACGAGTGAAGGTCATCAGGTGACTTTAGCTTCTACAGGGAAGGAAGCTCTGGATAAAATCCATCAAGCTTCATTTGACTTAATCATCCTGGATTACAAGTTACCAATTATTGACGGAAAAGAAGTATTAAACCAATTAGAAAATGAAAAAGTAAAAACACCCGTAATTGTTATGAGTGGTATGGCTGAGAGTATTAGTGGGGAAATGGAAACAAGGAGAATAGTGAGGTGTACGATTGCAAAACCTTTTAATGTAATGGACTTATGTACCAATGTAAGAAATATATTTATTACGCATTAACGGGCTGTAAGAGCCCCGCTTAATGAAAGGGAAGTGCATGAAGGGGATAGGGTTTTCCAGCATATCCATACGGGATAAGCGGCCCATTAATTCTTAATTCTGTTTCGCGGGTTTCCCTTGCGGTGCTAACATTCAATGGGGACGGTGGGCCCCTTTGAATGAGTTTTTATTTTGTATAAACGGATTAATTCGCAATTTTGCATTTGCTTTCAAGTATTACTTGTTGCGCGAGAAGACGGTAGTTGGTATTCTTATAGTGTATGAAAGTAAATAACGCTGTTATAGGTAATATAATTTAAGGAGGATATTTTAATGCCATTAGTATCTATGAAGGAAATGCTTGAAAAGGGTAAAGAAAATGGTTATGCAGTAGGTCAATTTAATATTAATAACTTGGAATACATCCAAGCAATTTTGCAGGCAGCAGAAGAAGAAAAGTCACCAGTAATACTTGGTGTTTCTGAAGGCGCTGGAAAATACATGGGTGGATTTAATGTTGTAGTTGCAATGGTTAAATCTTTAATGGAATCCTATGGTACGACTGTTCCTGTTGCAATCCATTTAGACCACGGCTCAAGTTTCCAAAAATGTGCTGAAGCAATTCATGCTGGATTTACTTCTGTCATGATTGATGCTTCTCATTCACCAATTGAAGAAAATATCGCCACTACAAAGCAAGTTGTTGAGCTTGCTCACATTCACGGTGTATCTGTTGAAGCTGAGGTTGGTACAGTTGGTGGAGAAGAAGACGGTGTTATCGGCGGGATTCAGTATGCAGATAAAGAAGAGTGTAAACGTCTTGTAGCTGAAGCTGGAGTAGATTGCTTAGCACCAGCATTAGGTTCTGTTCATGGCCCATATCAAGGAGAACCAAACTTAGGCTTCACTGAAATGGAAGAAATCCTTCACCTTGTTCAAGTCCCATTAGTACTGCATGGCGGAACAGGAATTCCATTGAAGGATGTTCAAAAGGCTATCTCACTTGGTACAGCGAAAATTAATGTAAACACAGAAAACCAAATGGCTCAAGCAGAAGCTGTTCGTAGTGTGTTAAAGGCTAAACCTGAATTATATGACCCACGTAAATATCTTGGACCTGGTACAGAAGCAATTAAAGAGACGGTTAAAGGTAAAATGCGTGATTTTGGTTCATCACAACAAGCGTAAAGAATAGAAGCATCTCAGAGTGTGTTTAAATAGGATAATGGAAAAACTGAGAGTCAATACATGAGAATGGGCTTGCAGAGACTGTGCTGTCTTCTGTGTTCGACACAGGACGTGTTGAAAGTCAGCTGAAAATCTTTTATTCTTGATGTTTACTTTCACAGGCCTTTTTGAATATCCTCTAATGATGAAAAATTGGACAGGCTGTTCCTTCGGGTTCAGCCTACCAGTCTATAGAAAATAATGGGGAGAGTAGAATAGATGAAGTTTTTTATCGATACAGCGAACATTGAAGAAATTCGTAATGCGAATGAACTTGGTATTCTAGCTGGTGTTACAACCAACCCAAGCCTTGTTGCAAAAGAAGGCGTTTCCTTTCATGAACGCATGCGCGAGATTACTACAATAGTTTCTGGACCTGTAA
This region of Oceanobacillus sp. FSL K6-2867 genomic DNA includes:
- a CDS encoding response regulator is translated as MPKEILVVDDQPGIRLLLTDILTSEGHQVTLASTGKEALDKIHQASFDLIILDYKLPIIDGKEVLNQLENEKVKTPVIVMSGMAESISGEMETRRIVRCTIAKPFNVMDLCTNVRNIFITH
- the icmF gene encoding fused isobutyryl-CoA mutase/GTPase IcmF — its product is MEKAEVYVPKHPIRFVTASSLFDGHDASINIMRRILQASGAEVIHLGHNRSVEEVVHAAIQEDVQGIALSSYQGGHVEYFKYVIDLLKELDAGHIKVFGGGGGTIIPREIKELHEYGVAWIFSPEDGRKYGLQGMINRMLEQCDTLPPIDIQKDLKQLILGSRNAIGKFITYVESNDTNPDEKQKVLEELREKGDSTIPVLGITGTGGAGKSSLTDELIRRFMNEVPDRKIAIISIDPTKKKTGGALLGDRIRMNAIFTDRVYMRSLATRDSRTELSKAIQDVIDVVRASGFDFIIVETSGIGQGDAAITDITDLSMYVMTAEFGAPTQLEKIDMIDYADFIVINKFEQKGSEDALNQVRKQYERSRMLFHQDKKAFPVFGTIASQFNDAGTNALFAALIDTLNDKYHWDEKIDFDRNVISEKQNRIISNDRRYYLLEIATYIRNYHQHTKKQSDIARKLYQLEGTKEVMEDATVKEAIDQTIDQYTVQLDPQLKKMLENWETLKESYQGDTMTFKVRDKEIKMDITTESLSGLKIPKVAFPRYEDWGERLIWLRKENVPGSFPFTAGVFPFKRTGEDPTRQFAGEGTPERTNRRFHYLSKNDEAKRLSTAFDSVTLYGEDPAERPDIYGKVGESGVNICTLEDMKKLYAGFDLTNPLTSVSMTINGPAPIILAMYFNTAIDQQVEKFSENNGRKPTEEEYKKLKADTISVIRGTVQADILKEDQGQNTCIFSTEFALRMMGDIQEYFIENNVRNYYSVSISGYHIAEAGANPITQLAFTLANGFTYIEYYLSRGMDVNKFAQNLSFFFSNGLDPEYTVIGRVARRIWAITMRDKYGANERSQKLKYHVQTSGRSLHAQEIDFNDIRTTLQALLAIQDNTNSLHTNAYDEAITTPTEESVRRAMAIQMIINKEFGLTKNENSLQGSFIVEELTDLVEEAVLQEFEKMNDRGGVLGAMERQYQRGKIQEESLYYEGKKHSGELPIIGVNMYINPNPPSDEQIDSMELARASKEEKEHQITELRKFQDAHKAGAENALTRLKEVAASGGNIFTELLETVKVASLGQITTALYEVGGQYRRNM
- a CDS encoding TetR/AcrR family transcriptional regulator codes for the protein MKEEKILSSVKDQQLIKVRREQIIKGAIKLFKEKGFHKTTTREIASESGFSIGTLYEYIRTKEDVLFLVCDSIHEQVRERIAQAIDLESPSIPNMMQALRSYFYLMDEMQDEIVILYQEVKSLNKESRKHVLERERDMVGIIEDVINTCTEGKLSAKEVSLLGNNIVVQGHMWGFRRWIIQKKFTLEDYTEEQLKIIESSISRQLS
- a CDS encoding acyl-CoA dehydrogenase, whose protein sequence is MVLNITEEQKMLRKVVQDFAEKEVVPEIERMEKEDRFPIDIVKKMGELGLMGIPIPEKYGGAGMDFTSYIQTIHELSKVSATVGVILSVHTSVGTNPILYFGNESQKRQFLPKLASGEYLGAFALTEPGSGSDAGSLKTTAKETDTSYILNGSKVFITNGGVADTYITFARTGENRDDISAFIVEKDSPGLIIGKREKKMGLHGSNTVQLTFDQCVIPKENLLGKKGSGFKVAMANLNIGRIGIAAQGLGIAEAALEYAVAYAKERKQFGKSIAENQGISFKLADMATATESAKLLTYHAASLIEQGISCAKETSMAKLTATRTAMNNSIEAVQILGGYGYTEDYPVERLFRDAKVTEIYEGTNEIQHIVIAKHLLKD
- the rpoE gene encoding DNA-directed RNA polymerase subunit delta, with amino-acid sequence MSLDKYSHEELQEMSMIELASKILFDEKKALNFRDIFDKIAEIKGFSDSEKENNIAQFYTDMNVDGRFLTLGSSMWGLKRWYPVEQAQEELTEIPKKKRVKKKTEEEVEEVDDELDITDEDIDEIVEDFTDDDDFDEDFDEEELDDEELVIEEDDIDEEK
- a CDS encoding CTP synthase, coding for MTKYIFVTGGVVSSLGKGITAASLGRLLKNRGLKVTIQKFDPYINVDPGTMSPYQHGEVFVTNDGAETDLDLGHYERFTDINLNKFSNITTGKVYSSVIRKERRGDYLGGTVQVIPHITNEIKEQVYRAGEATEADIVITEIGGTVGDIESLPFLEAIRQIKSDVGRNSVMYVHCTLVPYIKAAGEMKTKPTQHSVKELRSLGIQPDAIVLRTELPISIEMKKKIALFCDINEKAVIEMRDADTLYQVPIALQEQNLDQLTCDHFGLDCGAADMKEWKKLVSKVRNLSKKVDIGLVGKYVELPDAYISVVESLKHAGFDYDTDITVHWVNSEELDKTAIHSELSHVDGIIVPGGFGDRGIDGKIEAIRYARENNIPFFGICLGMQLASVEFARNVVGLEGAHSAEIDPNTAHPIIDLLPEQKDVSDLGGTLRLGSYPCKLKDGTKTKAAYDGADMIEERHRHRYEFNNDYREQMEAHGFIFSGTSPDGRLVETIEIDNHPWFVACQFHPEFTSRPTRAQGLFKGFIGASVEQSNQTN
- the fba gene encoding class II fructose-1,6-bisphosphate aldolase; the protein is MPLVSMKEMLEKGKENGYAVGQFNINNLEYIQAILQAAEEEKSPVILGVSEGAGKYMGGFNVVVAMVKSLMESYGTTVPVAIHLDHGSSFQKCAEAIHAGFTSVMIDASHSPIEENIATTKQVVELAHIHGVSVEAEVGTVGGEEDGVIGGIQYADKEECKRLVAEAGVDCLAPALGSVHGPYQGEPNLGFTEMEEILHLVQVPLVLHGGTGIPLKDVQKAISLGTAKINVNTENQMAQAEAVRSVLKAKPELYDPRKYLGPGTEAIKETVKGKMRDFGSSQQA
- a CDS encoding acyl-CoA dehydrogenase — encoded protein: MDFQLTEEQEMLRKMVRDFAEKDVEPTAAERDEEERFDRGIFDKMAELGLTGIPWPESYGGIEADYVSYVIAVEELSRVCASTGVTLSAHLSLASWPIYKYGNEEQKKNFLTRLATGEALGAYALSEPGAGSDVVSMKTTAKEDGDHYVLNGSKVWITNGGVADIYIVFAKTDADAKHKGISAFIVEKGTEGFSFGKKEKKLGIRSSPTTELIFENCRIPKENMLGSEGEGFTIAMTTLDGGRNGIAAQALGIAQGALDAAAAYAKEREQFGKPIAANQGISFKLADMATEIEAARLLTYQAAWLESKGLPYGKASAMSKLFAGDVAMRTTVEAVQIFGGYGYTKDYPVERYMRDAKITQIYEGTNEIQRLVIGRMLTK